A genomic region of Pseudorca crassidens isolate mPseCra1 chromosome 10, mPseCra1.hap1, whole genome shotgun sequence contains the following coding sequences:
- the LOC137232919 gene encoding Purkinje cell protein 4-like protein 1, which produces MPWKELNTKTSPATNQAAGPEEKGRAGNAEKAEEEEEIDIDLTAPETEKAALAIQGKFQRFQKKKKDPSS; this is translated from the coding sequence ATGCCCTGGAAGGAGCTTAACACCAAAACATCCCCAGCAACCAACCAGGCAGCTGGCCCAGAGGAAAAGGGGAGAGCTGGCAATGCCGAGAaggctgaggaggaggaggagattgACATTGATCTGACAGCACCAGAAACAGAGAAGGCTGCCCTTGCTATTCAGGGCAAGTTCCAGcgattccagaaaaagaaaaaggatcccAGTTCCTGA